In Hymenobacter sublimis, a single genomic region encodes these proteins:
- a CDS encoding PAS domain-containing sensor histidine kinase, with protein sequence MSTPNDELLPELDLRLTQENLDDLYEHAPCGYCSCLPDGTLVKLNHTLLSWLGYERSELVARQCLQQLFTVGGRLHYETHCAPLLLVRNQVRELSYSLRRKDGSTLPVLMNAQLLRDSDEQPLLVRVTLFDITERRKYEQELLRAKAQAEEQREQLAQANELLTSKNEQLTRINSDLDSFVYTASHDLKQPIENMAGLFQELRRTVTFHDPEAADMMGMFTQALQQILTTIKGLTEVVQLQRQLEQVPLELVVLQPFTEEIIRSLQQVNGQNATFTLDFAAAPTVCMARPGLHSMLYNLLSNGLKYAEPGRRPHIRVSTAASDDATVLSVQDNGRGIDLTRYGRQLFQLFRRFHPEVVGSGMGLYLVNRLAHQAGGRVEVDSTVGQGTTFRVYLPQHTTCQLS encoded by the coding sequence ATGAGCACACCCAATGATGAGCTGCTCCCGGAGCTGGACCTACGCCTGACGCAGGAAAATCTGGATGACCTCTACGAACACGCACCCTGCGGGTACTGCTCCTGCCTCCCCGATGGCACCCTGGTAAAGCTAAACCATACCCTGCTGAGCTGGCTGGGCTACGAGCGGTCTGAGTTGGTGGCGCGCCAGTGTTTGCAGCAGCTGTTTACCGTGGGTGGCCGCCTGCACTACGAAACGCACTGCGCCCCGCTGCTGCTAGTCCGCAACCAAGTGCGGGAATTGAGCTACTCACTCCGGCGCAAAGACGGCTCTACCCTGCCCGTGCTAATGAACGCCCAGTTGTTGCGCGACTCCGACGAGCAGCCCTTGCTCGTGCGCGTGACCTTGTTCGACATTACGGAGCGCCGCAAGTACGAGCAGGAGCTGTTGCGGGCCAAGGCCCAGGCCGAGGAGCAGCGCGAGCAGCTTGCTCAGGCCAATGAGTTGCTCACCAGCAAAAACGAGCAGCTTACCCGTATCAACTCCGATCTGGACAGCTTCGTGTACACCGCCTCCCACGATTTAAAGCAGCCCATTGAAAACATGGCGGGCCTGTTTCAGGAGCTACGGCGCACCGTCACCTTCCACGACCCCGAGGCGGCCGACATGATGGGCATGTTTACCCAGGCCCTGCAACAAATCCTCACAACTATCAAGGGGCTGACGGAGGTAGTGCAGCTGCAGCGCCAGTTGGAGCAAGTACCCCTGGAACTAGTGGTCCTGCAGCCTTTCACGGAAGAAATTATTAGGAGCCTGCAGCAGGTAAACGGCCAGAACGCCACGTTCACTCTCGACTTTGCGGCCGCTCCTACCGTGTGCATGGCCCGGCCCGGCTTGCATAGCATGCTATACAACCTGCTCAGCAATGGCCTGAAATACGCCGAGCCCGGCCGCCGCCCGCACATCCGAGTCAGCACCGCAGCCTCCGACGACGCAACCGTGCTCAGCGTCCAGGACAACGGCCGGGGCATCGACCTAACCCGCTACGGCCGCCAGCTGTTTCAGCTGTTTCGTCGCTTCCACCCCGAGGTAGTAGGTTCCGGCATGGGGCTTTACCTAGTCAACCGCTTAGCCCACCAAGCCGGCGGGCGGGTGGAGGTGGACAGCACTGTGGGGCAAGGCACCACCTTTCGGGTGTACCTGCCCCAGCACACTACCTGCCAACTCTCCTAA
- a CDS encoding DUF1989 domain-containing protein — protein MTQLTIIPPRSGTAFILRKGQQLKVVDIEGEQVSDFICYNLADRAEYLSSGRTIDYAETIFLTKGHPFYSNRSNVMFELVEDTVGRHDFLLTPCSADTFRIIYGHQHPHRGCFGNLCEALQQYGISPDAIPICFNIFMHVTVDGTTGKVDVLPPKSKAGDYVILEAKTDLLIGMTACSAEMSNNYAFKPIGYQILDPATPAAETADPATA, from the coding sequence ATGACTCAGTTAACCATCATTCCGCCGCGTAGTGGCACGGCCTTCATCCTGCGCAAAGGCCAACAGCTTAAAGTAGTTGACATTGAAGGCGAGCAGGTTTCCGACTTTATCTGCTATAACCTCGCTGACCGCGCCGAATACTTGTCCTCGGGCCGTACCATCGATTACGCCGAAACTATTTTTCTGACCAAAGGGCACCCCTTCTACTCTAACCGGAGCAACGTGATGTTTGAGCTAGTGGAAGACACCGTGGGCCGCCACGACTTCCTGCTCACGCCCTGCAGCGCCGATACGTTTCGCATCATTTACGGGCATCAGCATCCGCACCGGGGCTGCTTTGGCAACCTCTGCGAGGCTCTGCAGCAGTATGGCATCAGCCCCGATGCCATACCTATATGCTTCAATATCTTCATGCACGTAACCGTGGACGGCACCACGGGCAAGGTGGATGTGCTGCCTCCCAAAAGCAAAGCCGGCGACTACGTTATTCTGGAGGCCAAAACCGACCTGCTGATTGGCATGACGGCCTGCTCAGCTGAAATGTCGAATAATTACGCCTTTAAACCCATCGGTTACCAGATTCTGGATCCGGCAACTCCGGCGGCAGAAACGGCTGACCCTGCTACCGCCTAG
- a CDS encoding alpha/beta fold hydrolase: MDVLTRNNVSISGVGAQAMVLVHGFGCDQRMWRLVAPAFEARYRVVLLDLVGAGNSDLTAYEPGRYGTLLAHAEDVLAVLAALHLHEVVFVGHSVSAMIGVLAAIQEPARIGRLVLVAPSPRFLNDTDYLGGFEQADIEELLEAMDDNYLGWSGAVTPVIMGHPDRPDLAAELNASFCQTNPTIARHFARVTFLSDNRADLARVPTPTLVLQCAHDALAPLAVGAYLHQHLPVNELVVLDTSGHCPHLSAPAATIRAIDHFLLGKTPTPES; encoded by the coding sequence ATGGATGTTCTCACTCGCAACAACGTCAGCATTTCCGGGGTAGGGGCGCAGGCCATGGTATTGGTGCACGGCTTCGGCTGCGACCAGCGCATGTGGCGGCTGGTAGCCCCAGCTTTCGAGGCGCGCTACCGGGTGGTTCTGCTTGACTTGGTGGGCGCCGGCAACTCCGACCTAACCGCCTACGAGCCGGGCCGCTACGGTACCCTGCTGGCCCACGCCGAGGATGTGCTGGCCGTGCTTGCGGCCCTGCACCTGCACGAGGTTGTGTTTGTGGGGCACTCCGTTAGCGCCATGATTGGGGTGCTGGCCGCCATTCAGGAGCCGGCCCGCATTGGCCGGCTGGTGCTGGTGGCGCCTTCCCCGCGCTTTCTTAATGATACCGACTACCTCGGAGGCTTCGAGCAGGCCGACATTGAGGAGCTACTCGAGGCCATGGACGACAACTACTTGGGGTGGTCGGGGGCTGTTACGCCGGTGATTATGGGCCACCCCGACCGGCCCGACTTGGCGGCGGAGCTGAACGCCAGCTTCTGCCAGACCAATCCGACTATTGCCCGGCACTTCGCCCGCGTCACCTTCCTCTCAGACAACCGGGCGGATCTGGCCCGGGTGCCAACTCCAACCCTGGTTTTGCAGTGCGCCCACGACGCGCTGGCGCCCCTGGCCGTGGGCGCCTACCTCCACCAGCACTTGCCCGTGAATGAGCTGGTTGTCCTGGACACCTCCGGCCACTGCCCGCACCTGAGCGCCCCGGCCGCCACAATCAGGGCCATTGACCACTTTTTGCTGGGGAAAACCCCTACACCGGAGTCATGA
- the gntA gene encoding guanitoxin biosynthesis heme-dependent pre-guanitoxin N-hydroxylase GntA produces the protein MVDIQNNIYTDEYLSFIQKKDFPCVAAKTALTWQQLQCLVVDHLACPKDDAAILEFLYEFVDTYRQSEKLYHSAAIIFKGPDVPNEALFEELFWQRLQALSNLDAQRYGYDRRVVADPTSPDFSFSLKEEAFFVIGLHPGSSRPARRFTYPTLVFNAHAQFEQIRANGRYENLRDTIRTRDVAYSGSINPMLQDFGTASEAYQYTGKAYDQAWKCPFLSQHDSVNHHSAA, from the coding sequence ACGAGTATCTTTCTTTTATACAAAAGAAAGATTTCCCGTGCGTGGCCGCCAAAACGGCCCTTACCTGGCAGCAGCTGCAGTGCTTAGTGGTTGACCACTTGGCCTGCCCCAAAGACGACGCGGCTATCCTGGAGTTTCTGTACGAGTTTGTGGACACGTACCGGCAGTCGGAGAAGCTCTACCACAGCGCCGCCATCATCTTCAAGGGCCCTGACGTACCAAACGAGGCTTTGTTTGAGGAGCTGTTCTGGCAACGCCTACAAGCGCTGTCTAACCTGGACGCCCAGCGCTACGGCTACGACCGGCGGGTGGTGGCCGACCCTACCTCTCCTGATTTCAGCTTTAGCCTCAAGGAGGAAGCGTTTTTTGTGATTGGGTTGCACCCGGGCAGCTCCCGGCCGGCGCGGCGGTTCACCTACCCTACCCTGGTGTTCAACGCCCATGCCCAGTTCGAGCAGATCCGGGCCAACGGCCGCTACGAGAACCTGCGCGACACCATCCGTACCCGCGACGTGGCCTATTCCGGCTCCATCAACCCCATGCTCCAGGATTTTGGCACCGCCTCAGAAGCCTACCAGTACACTGGCAAAGCCTACGACCAAGCATGGAAATGTCCTTTTTTAAGCCAACATGACTCAGTTAACCATCATTCCGCCGCGTAG
- a CDS encoding response regulator: MHTVLIDDDMTSIFLMRLLLQREEFADSITSFQSAQEALCYLQQAPVPELPQVILLDLNMPVMNGWEFLEALRPVAPHVLDHTRIYILTSSLAQTDLARADQNPLVTRLIHKPLDKSEIELIKAEAAE, from the coding sequence ATGCATACCGTGTTAATCGACGACGACATGACGAGCATCTTCCTGATGCGGCTGCTGCTGCAGCGCGAGGAGTTTGCCGATTCCATTACCTCTTTTCAGTCGGCGCAGGAGGCCCTGTGCTATTTGCAGCAGGCCCCGGTGCCGGAGCTGCCCCAGGTTATCCTGCTGGATTTGAACATGCCCGTAATGAACGGCTGGGAGTTTCTGGAGGCGCTCCGGCCCGTGGCTCCCCACGTGCTGGACCACACCCGCATCTATATCCTCACCTCGTCGTTGGCCCAAACTGACCTGGCCCGGGCCGACCAAAATCCCCTGGTTACCCGCCTGATTCATAAGCCCTTGGATAAGTCGGAAATCGAGCTTATTAAGGCTGAAGCTGCGGAGTAA
- a CDS encoding sensor histidine kinase, translating into MNIDMQLVENEQRFRSLFENNPDLVLFQNQTGVILDANQAFLEVVHRPKEAVLHRPFSDFLPPDKAPLFAEKLAEAFRGHKVEFEVEVKINGSEPRVLNVTKVPLRVEEKVAGVHMVAKDITVEAASRSIIAQQARRLNTIFESITDAFFLLDRRWTFNFVNSEVERLLGMSRQQLLGNTAWQVFTGQNLDEFYQQCRLAMASGNAVHFQAFFEPRQLWLEVKAFPSEEGLSVYFTDVTDKVKAHQELYRQNTDLQQFAYIVSHNLRAPLANMLGLVDLLVGQEREQRQTPEYEQLLHHLLLNTRQLDTVLHDMNTILTVRDKQGVSEPEQVPLAEVVRQVVDSLRDSLDECGGEIHAEIPAKLCVRGIRAYLYSVFFNLLSNAIKYRSEQRPLRITITATPSQPGPGTQVEVADNGSGFDTQKAGADVFKLYKRFHTQPEGRGLGLYLVKTHVEAMGGRITVHSTVNVGTRFLVHLS; encoded by the coding sequence ATGAACATAGACATGCAGCTGGTAGAAAATGAGCAACGGTTTCGCTCGTTGTTCGAAAATAACCCCGACCTGGTGCTGTTTCAGAACCAAACCGGTGTTATTCTGGATGCGAATCAGGCTTTTCTGGAGGTGGTACACCGGCCAAAGGAAGCGGTGCTGCACCGGCCCTTTTCCGACTTCCTACCTCCCGACAAAGCCCCGCTGTTTGCCGAGAAACTGGCCGAAGCCTTCCGGGGTCATAAGGTAGAATTTGAGGTGGAGGTGAAGATTAACGGCTCCGAGCCCCGGGTGCTGAACGTAACCAAGGTGCCGCTACGGGTTGAGGAGAAGGTAGCGGGCGTGCACATGGTGGCCAAGGATATTACCGTGGAGGCAGCCTCCCGATCCATCATTGCCCAGCAGGCCCGGCGGCTCAATACCATCTTCGAGAGCATTACGGATGCGTTTTTCCTGCTCGACCGGCGCTGGACGTTCAACTTTGTCAACAGTGAGGTGGAGCGCCTATTGGGGATGAGCCGGCAGCAGCTCCTGGGCAACACGGCCTGGCAGGTATTCACGGGCCAAAATCTCGACGAGTTTTATCAGCAGTGCCGGCTGGCTATGGCCTCAGGAAACGCTGTGCACTTTCAGGCCTTCTTTGAGCCCCGGCAGCTGTGGCTGGAGGTAAAGGCGTTTCCTTCCGAAGAAGGCCTCTCGGTGTACTTCACGGACGTAACAGACAAGGTAAAGGCCCACCAGGAGCTGTACCGCCAGAACACCGACCTGCAGCAGTTCGCCTACATCGTGTCGCATAACCTGCGCGCGCCCCTGGCCAATATGCTGGGCCTAGTTGACTTGCTGGTTGGCCAGGAGCGGGAGCAGCGGCAGACCCCGGAGTACGAGCAGCTGCTACACCACTTGCTGCTCAACACCCGCCAGCTCGACACCGTCCTGCACGACATGAACACCATCCTAACGGTGCGCGACAAGCAAGGGGTGTCGGAGCCGGAGCAGGTGCCCCTAGCCGAGGTAGTGCGGCAAGTAGTTGACAGCCTCCGGGATTCTTTGGACGAGTGCGGGGGCGAAATCCACGCCGAAATACCCGCCAAGCTGTGCGTGCGCGGCATCCGGGCCTACCTCTACAGCGTTTTCTTTAACCTGCTCTCCAACGCCATTAAGTACCGCTCGGAGCAAAGGCCGCTGCGCATTACCATTACTGCCACGCCCAGCCAGCCGGGGCCCGGCACGCAGGTAGAAGTAGCCGACAACGGCTCGGGTTTCGACACGCAAAAAGCCGGCGCGGATGTCTTTAAGCTTTACAAACGATTTCATACCCAGCCGGAGGGGCGCGGATTGGGCTTATACCTAGTAAAAACGCATGTTGAGGCAATGGGCGGACGCATTACGGTGCACAGCACCGTGAATGTCGGCACCCGGTTCCTTGTACATTTATCCTAA
- a CDS encoding class I SAM-dependent methyltransferase → MLSSFVEEFFRNPATVGSLVPSSQALTDKVMEPIDFDTATCIVEYGPGTGVFTEVLMKRRKAGTALVLVEVNRRFCQLLQQRYASHADVHVLHGSADQTGDYLRRLGLPQPDYVVCGLPFSSLPRRLGWRILEHTRQLLAPAGKLILFQYSLQNKKLFARFFRALTETHVLQNLPPAYVLVYQPADE, encoded by the coding sequence ATGCTTTCTTCCTTTGTCGAAGAGTTCTTTCGAAATCCGGCCACGGTGGGGTCTTTGGTACCCAGCTCACAAGCCCTAACCGACAAGGTAATGGAGCCTATCGATTTCGATACGGCTACCTGTATTGTGGAGTACGGACCCGGAACGGGAGTTTTCACTGAGGTCCTGATGAAGCGGCGCAAAGCCGGCACTGCCCTGGTGCTCGTGGAGGTAAACCGGCGGTTCTGCCAGTTGCTGCAGCAGCGCTACGCCAGCCACGCCGACGTGCACGTGCTGCATGGCTCAGCCGACCAAACCGGGGACTACCTCCGCCGGCTGGGGCTACCCCAACCGGACTATGTGGTGTGCGGCTTGCCCTTTTCGTCGTTGCCCCGGCGGCTGGGGTGGCGTATTCTGGAGCATACCCGGCAGCTGCTAGCTCCGGCCGGCAAGCTGATTCTCTTTCAATACTCGCTCCAAAATAAGAAGCTGTTTGCCCGGTTTTTCCGTGCCCTAACCGAGACCCACGTGCTGCAGAACCTACCGCCGGCCTACGTGCTGGTGTACCAACCGGCAGACGAATAG